ATGTTTCATTTGCGAGCTGAATTCTTCCAGCTTTATTTTTTTGATTTCATCCCATTCTGTGACGACCAAAGCCGCGTCAGCTTGATATAAAACCTCTTCAATTGTTTCAGCAACGTGAATTTCTTCTCCAAAAACAGCTTTCATATTGGCTGCTGCTACTGGATCATAGATTGAAATCTTTGCACCACACCACAAGAGTTCTTTGATGATAACTTCTGATGCTGCCTCACGAATATCATCTGTTTCTGGTTTAAAAGCAACACCTAGGAGAGCAATCTGTTTTCCTTTCAAATCACTGTTGTAGTGTGATTTCAACACTTTCACTAGTTTCAATTGTTGTGCTTTGTTCGCCTGGATAACTGATTGTATTAGTTTGAAATCATAGCCACTATTTTTGGCGATCTGATTAAGTGCTAGTGTGTCCTTAGGAAAACAAGATCCACCATACCCAATACCGGCTTGTAAAAACGAACTCCCAATCCGATGATCCATTCCCATTCCAGCACTAACTTCGCGAATGTCTCCGCCAACTTTTTCACAAATGTTTGCAATTTCATTGATGAAACTGATTTTCGTAGCTAAAAAGGCGTTGGAAGCATATTTGATCATTTCTGCACTTTCGAGGCCTGTTTTAAAAATCGGAATTTGGAAGCCTTGATTGACTGCTTCTAATTGCTCTAGTGCTATATCATCATCTGCTCCGAGTACTATACGATCACCATGGAATACGTCTTTGACTGCAACGCCCTCTCTCAAAAATTCTGGATTGGAGACAATCGATATTTTATACGGTGTTTTATTCTGGATAAATTTTTTCAAATAACGGTTCGTACCTACTGGAACCGTACTCTTCACTACCACAACTGTATCTTGACTGATAGATTGCGCAATGTTCATCGCTGCTTCTTCGATGTATTCGAGATTAGCTGAACCATCTTGCTTTTGTGGTGTACCAACAGCTAAGTACACGATCGAGCTGTCTGTAACTGCTGCTTTCAAATCAGTGCTAAAAGTGAGTCTACCTGCGTTTATATTTTTCTCAATTAATTCCTCAATGCCTGGCTCATAAATCGGTGAAATAGACTTCTTCAATTGTGCTACTTTAAATGCATCAATATCTACACAACAAACGTCGTGCCCTATTTCCGCCAGTGCCACACCTGTTACCAAACCAACATATCCCGTACCGATAACTACTATATTCACAATCATTTGCTCCTCTCAAGCGTTTCTACTAAAATTCGT
The sequence above is drawn from the Listeria weihenstephanensis genome and encodes:
- a CDS encoding UDP-glucose dehydrogenase family protein → MNIVVIGTGYVGLVTGVALAEIGHDVCCVDIDAFKVAQLKKSISPIYEPGIEELIEKNINAGRLTFSTDLKAAVTDSSIVYLAVGTPQKQDGSANLEYIEEAAMNIAQSISQDTVVVVKSTVPVGTNRYLKKFIQNKTPYKISIVSNPEFLREGVAVKDVFHGDRIVLGADDDIALEQLEAVNQGFQIPIFKTGLESAEMIKYASNAFLATKISFINEIANICEKVGGDIREVSAGMGMDHRIGSSFLQAGIGYGGSCFPKDTLALNQIAKNSGYDFKLIQSVIQANKAQQLKLVKVLKSHYNSDLKGKQIALLGVAFKPETDDIREAASEVIIKELLWCGAKISIYDPVAAANMKAVFGEEIHVAETIEEVLYQADAALVVTEWDEIKKIKLEEFSSQMKHPLVLDGRLVFDKDQMKKAGISYYSIGTGELQLNEPVYI